A genomic region of Rhodococcus sp. B50 contains the following coding sequences:
- a CDS encoding plasmid pRiA4b ORF-3 family protein, protein MIVATPDDPREHAEQLMAALTPQQRQAVVEALRAHGARDWLDDMLRTPEPVIGEPPARARGFRIRLDLLGTTPPVWRRLEVPGDLTLDRVHIVIQAGMGWLDSHLHRFRTGSDPRSPYFVTAFDIEEGEDGVLEDTVRLDQLLTEPGDRLWYDYDFGDGWHHVLKVEAVLDEPPTEVRCTAGRRACPPEDCGGLWGYSELAAWVRGGCDPAAVPPPFDDIDDARRWLPLDWHPDRFDVADATAAIAAAMTAPVPVPEELAALRARLERRADPTLTHLLEQSASHPVLPIGEVEAAQLLEPFLVLLDLIGDGVRLTNAGYLPPALVEQLADRTGVSSWWIGKANREDLTWPLARLRANGRALGLVGVRHGRLTPTAVARRSRDRPVALWQHIVSRLPLGRTDFDRHAGWSTLAVVAAGIPTEHWHTEIGAVLQGLGWRSEGRGFLAPAAVANPTLDALELLAGTTRRGRLTDTHPAVTATARAAIGL, encoded by the coding sequence GTGATCGTGGCGACCCCGGACGATCCCCGCGAGCACGCCGAGCAGTTGATGGCAGCGCTGACCCCTCAGCAGCGACAGGCTGTGGTGGAGGCGCTGCGCGCCCACGGCGCCCGGGACTGGCTCGACGACATGCTGCGCACCCCCGAACCTGTCATCGGTGAGCCACCGGCGCGCGCACGTGGCTTCCGGATCCGGCTGGATCTGCTCGGCACCACCCCGCCGGTGTGGCGACGACTCGAGGTGCCCGGCGATCTGACCCTCGACCGAGTGCATATAGTCATCCAGGCCGGGATGGGCTGGCTCGACAGTCATCTACACCGCTTCCGTACCGGTAGCGATCCCCGCTCCCCGTACTTCGTGACAGCCTTCGATATCGAGGAAGGCGAGGACGGTGTACTCGAAGACACCGTCCGACTCGATCAGCTGCTGACCGAGCCGGGCGACCGCCTCTGGTACGACTACGACTTCGGTGACGGCTGGCACCACGTCCTGAAAGTGGAAGCAGTACTCGACGAACCTCCCACCGAGGTGCGCTGCACCGCCGGCCGCAGGGCCTGCCCACCTGAGGACTGCGGAGGTTTGTGGGGGTATTCGGAGCTGGCAGCCTGGGTCCGGGGTGGGTGTGACCCGGCAGCGGTCCCCCCGCCGTTCGACGACATCGATGACGCTCGTAGGTGGCTACCGCTCGACTGGCATCCCGACCGGTTCGATGTCGCCGACGCCACCGCCGCGATCGCGGCGGCAATGACCGCACCGGTGCCCGTACCCGAAGAGCTCGCAGCGTTGCGCGCACGACTCGAACGCCGCGCAGACCCGACGCTGACCCACCTGCTGGAGCAGTCGGCATCGCACCCTGTGCTCCCGATCGGTGAAGTAGAAGCCGCACAGCTGCTCGAGCCATTTCTCGTGCTGCTCGACCTGATCGGCGACGGGGTCCGGCTGACCAACGCCGGCTACCTACCACCGGCGCTGGTCGAGCAACTCGCCGACCGGACCGGGGTGAGCAGCTGGTGGATCGGCAAGGCGAACCGCGAGGACCTGACTTGGCCGCTTGCACGTCTACGCGCCAACGGGCGCGCCCTCGGGCTGGTCGGTGTGCGACACGGCCGGTTGACACCGACTGCGGTCGCACGACGATCCCGTGATCGACCCGTGGCACTGTGGCAGCACATTGTGTCCCGACTGCCCCTCGGCAGGACCGACTTCGACCGACACGCCGGCTGGTCGACCTTAGCCGTCGTTGCCGCCGGTATCCCGACCGAGCACTGGCACACCGAGATCGGCGCCGTGCTGCAGGGACTCGGATGGCGCTCGGAAGGTCGTGGATTTCTCGCTCCGGCCGCCGTCGCCAACCCCACACTCGACGCTCTCGAACTCCTCGCCGGCACAACACGCCGCGGGCGGCTCACCGACACGCACCCGGCCGTTACGGCCACCGCCCGCGCCGCGATCGGCCTGTGA